The Corvus hawaiiensis isolate bCorHaw1 chromosome 2, bCorHaw1.pri.cur, whole genome shotgun sequence genome includes a window with the following:
- the USF3 gene encoding basic helix-loop-helix domain-containing protein USF3 isoform X1, whose protein sequence is MVPALGPPRSAPGPTALFSETMPEMTENETPTKKQHRKKNRETHNAVERHRKKKINAGINRIGELIPCSPALKQSKNMILDQAFKYITEMKRQNDELLLNGGSNEQAEEIKKLRKQLDELQKENGRYIELLKANDICLYDDPTIHWKGNLKNAKVSVVIPSDQVQKNIIVYSNGTQPNGNNQGASVQGITFNVGHNLQKQTANVVPVQRTCNLVTPVTIASIYPTENKPWTQPTVSPLVSAQTAPAGNVPELSTPESERGVPAAAPASSQSTPQPATEQELQCSSSNASQNEQNPPKSKNDEEGTKSTKKTLLQGASLPSSASVEASQVQQVNATCSNTHNSRSDVQESCAISTTDTACVPPVRLSTAESCSSVKVLRSMDMVSSAGTPVTSAAEGVKAVTAISTLAVSPLENCWSFSGSSGVGTSDLKNMSSLTRMPSAGNTQTTWTTLQLAGNTVQPLSQTPSGIMTALLNEPVNGAGTVSSAHSRPLTTSISLHASLPGDGQAAEQIVVTVPSCPPVPIQPLISQPQVKAQAAGNILPLNSAMQVIQMAQPVASAVTGAPANQNVIILQPPNPAPCPPIVRAEVPSQNVSQQIVIIQAANQNPLPLLSAQPSASVRVPVNGPTAVANSSGSMQNASLPQTFGGKHLVHILPRPSSLPSSSSAQTFSVTMSNQQHPQTISLNGQLFALQPVMSSSGASNQAPMQIIQPTTSEDPNTNVALNTFGALANLNQSISQMAGQSCLHLSLSHPTNPATVNNQIATVNCVSLPTSVASSVPAEVSVLTSASNSINASPQKAAAGLPSSAKSKRTNKKPSTKKHQAVNNKVSCPAVPCKDAGKVDCAPVETVAKPSNGEGPPENAPAASQAVTTSQAGGAAAASGVSVSDSPSKEAASSEQAVKTPSAPEPSSAEASASSPLESVVSEQLLLAPPAAKDAAPRQQAQGSQSHPPTASALSESPKPCEPPNTLTSSRKEAQVTHLQVAGTLVAQSNTAGHASKAGMNSESCNIAQDSSVVMQDADLLEGQGLTKMLSDLTKERTAVEKTSSFTVQGEHTNFPMENSKSAESNVDLPEKQELLLMNTESDTLSPHHSCISDQEVVSASLITSRQADSPMSTSSGSSRGFSVASMLPDTTREDLTSSTSTSTCNSCTFSEQTDIVALAARAIFDQESLEKGGGGIQVNTRDIISKSEVAPLEREQQPFKPQSVKENNAGPLEAAPNKFSAHETVQTNVDRQVEKPSCSVGGVETSNTPLQISTSQTPSITSLSVNNLIHQSRIVHPLVSCSSLSQSSEPASVPATVSLSLPSSTYINPSPGPALMSEYAQEQLNAIRASTMQAPQLQESHLKQQNHEGRKDSAKRAVQDDLLLSTAKRQKQCQTAPIRLEGMALMNRAPEGIADQTQMLVSQIPPNSSNSVAPVSNQGHADGLSRLFPPNSNFVAPALRQTEVQCGSQPPLSEQPGQAGQHLQPIQHVPAQGISHLHSNHPYLKQQQAGQLRERHHLYQLQHHVTHGENSVHSQPHSVHQQRTIQQEVQMQKKRNLIQGTQATQLSLQQKHHGSDQTRQKGGQPHPHHQQMQQQMQQHFGASQPEKNCENPATSRNHHNHPQSHINQDIMHQQQQDVGSRQQGSTSEHVSGHNQMQRLMTSRGLEQQMVSQASIVTRPSDMTCTPHRQERNRVSSYSAEALIGKTPSNSEQRIGISLQGPRVSDQLEMRSYLDVSRNKGLAIHNMQGRLSVDHTVGSDVQRLSDCQTFKPSGPNQQPPGNFDVQASRNSEIGNSVSSLRGMQSQAFRIGQNAAPSIERQKRLPYPPVQGIPTGNTLPSRENENTCHQSFMQSLLAPHLGDQVSGSQRSIPEHQRNTQCGASSTIEYNCPPARESVHIRRDGDGQSRESCDMSIGAINTRNSSLTIPFSSSSSSGDIQGRNTSPNISVQKSNPMRMTDSHGTKNHMNTPVSSNMHGVARPTHPHPAVSHGNGEQGQPSVRQPNSSVTQRSRHPLQDNGGSKIRQPERNRSGNQRHGNVFDPSLPHLPLSTSGSMILGRQQSTIEKRGSIVRFMSDGPQVSNDNAAPDQHTLSQNFGFPFIPEGGMNPPINANASFIPPVTQPSATRTPALIPVDPQNTLPSFYPPYSPAHPTLSNDISIPYFPNQMFPNPSTEKPSSGGLNNRFGSILSPPRPVGFAQPSFPLLPDMPPMHMTNTSHLSNFNLTSLFPEIATALPPDGSAMSPLLSIANTSASDSSKQPSNRPAHNISHILGHDCSSAV, encoded by the exons ATGGTCCCGGCGCTGGGGCCGCCGCGCAGCGCGCCCGGCCCGACC GCTCTCTTCTCTGAAACCATGCCAGAGATGACAGAGAATGAGACACCTACTAAGAAGCAACATCG aaagaaaaaccgGGAGACACATAATGCAG TGGAGAGACATCGGAAGAAGAAGATTAATGCTGGGATAAACAGAATTGGAGAACTCATTCCCTGCTCGCCAGCACTTAAGCAG agcAAGAACATGATCCTGGATCAGGCCTTTAAGTATataacagaaatgaaaagacagAATGATGAACTTCTGTTAAATGGAGGGAGCAATGAGCAGG CTGAAGAGATAAAAAAGCTCCGGAAACAGTTGGACGaactgcaaaaggaaaatgggagaTACATTGAGCTACTGAAAGCAAATGATATTTGCCTGTATGATGATCCTACAATCCACTGGAAAGGAAACCTCAAAAATGCCAAAGTCTCGGTTGTTATTCCCAGTGATCAGGTTCAGAAGAACATCATTGTCTATTCAAATGGGACTCAACCCAATGGAAATAACCAGGGAGCATCTGTGCAGGGAATAACGTTTAATGTTGGTCATAATTTacaaaagcaaacagccaaTGTTGTGCCAGTTCAGAGAACTTGCAACCTAGTGACTCCTGTGACAATTGCTAGCATTTATCCCACAGAAAATAAGCCATGGACGCAACCTACAGTTTCTCCGCTGGTATCCGCTCAGACAGCTCCAGCAGGGAATGTTCCTGAGCTCTCCACCCCGGAGAGCGAGCGAGGTGTGCCCgccgctgctcctgccagctcaCAGAGCACACCTCAACCTGCAACAGAACAGGAACTGCAGTGTTCTTCAAGTAATGCATCACAGAATGagcaaaatccccccaaaagtAAAAATGATGAGGAGGGCACTAAATCAACAAAGAAAACACTCCTGCAGGGAGCTAGCCTTCCTTCCAGTGCCTCCGTGGAAGCCTCCCAAGTTCAACAGGTGAATGCAACTTGCTCAAATACACACAATTCCAGGAGTGACGTCCAGGAGAGCTGTGCTATTTCAACCACAGACACAGCTTGTGTGCCACCTGTGAGACTGTCTactgcagagagctgctctTCTGTAAAGGTCCTCAGAAGTATGGACATggtcagcagtgctgggacGCCTGTGACGTCTGCAGCAGAAGGAGTTAAGGCTGTGACAGCAATAAGCACTCTGGCTGTCAGTCCCCTGGAAAACTGCTGGTCTTTTTCAGGCTCTTCAGGTGTTGGCACTTCAGACTTGAAAAACATGAGTAGCCTTACCCGGATGCCTTCAGCTGGGAACACACAGACCACGTGGACAACTTTGCAGCTGGCAGGAAACACTGTTCAGCCGCTGAGCCAAACGCCATCCGGGATAATGACTGCCCTCCTCAACGAGCCAGTCAATGGTGCTGGGACTGTGTCTTCTGCCCACAGCAGGCCTTTGACTACAAGTATCAGTTTGCATGCTTCTCTGCCTGGGGATGGCCAGGCAGCTGAACAGATTGTAGTTACCGTGCCCTCGTGCCCACCCGTACCTATACAGCCTTTAATCAGCCAGCCACAGGTTAAAGCTCAGGCTGCAGGAAATATCCTTCCATTAAACTCAGCTATGCAGGTGATTCAGATGGCTCAGCCAGTCGCCTCAGCTGTGACAGGAGCACCAGCTAACCAGAATGTCATCATTCTCCAGCCTCCAAACCCTGCTCCGTGCCCGCCCATTGTGAGAGCCGAAGTTCCCAGCCAAAATGTTAGTCAGCAAATTGTAATTATACAAGCTGCAAATCAGAATCCTCTTCCCCTCCTGTCTGCTCAGCCTTCTGCTTCTGTAAGAGTTCCCGTGAACGGGCCGACTGCAGTCGCCAACTCCAGTGGCTCCATGCAAAATGCCTCTCTTCCACAGACTTTTGGAGGGAAACACCTTGTCCATATATTACCAAGGCCATCTTCTTTGCCATCTTCTAGCTCTGCGCAGACATTTTCAGTGACAATGTCCAATCAACAGCATCCTCAGACTATCTCATTAAATGGGCAGCTTTTCGCATTGCAGCCTGTGATGTCTTCATCCGGAGCTTCAAACCAAGCCCCTATGCAAATTATTCAGCCCACCACCAGCGAGGATCCAAATACCAATGTTGCCCTCAATACATTTGGTGCTTTAGCTAACCTCAATCAAAGCATATCGCAAatggctgggcagagctgcttgcACTTGTCTCTCAGCCACCCCACCAATCCTGCAACTGTCAATAACCAGATTGCCACAGTCAACTGTGTGTCATTGCCAACTTCTGTGGCATCTTCAGTGCCTGCAGAGGTTTCGGTATTAACCAGCGCATCTAATTCCATAAATGCTTCTCCGCAAAAAGCGGCTGCTGGCTTGCCATCCAGTGCAAAATCAAAAAggacaaacaaaaagccaagcACAAAGAAACACCAAGCAGTCAATAATAAAGTGTCTTGCCCAGCAGTTCCTTGCAAAGATGCAGGGAAGGTGGACTGTGCTCCTGTGGAAACGGTGGCAAAGCCTTCAAATGGCGAAGGGCCGCCAGAAAACGCCCCGGCAGCATCACAGGCTGTAACCACATCGCAGGCGGGCGGCGCGGCTGCAGCGAGCGGCGTCAGCGTTTCTGACTCTCCTTCCAAAGAGGCTGCGAGCTCTGAACAGGCAGTGAAAACCCCCTCTGCTCCCGAGCCGAGCTCAGCAGAGGCATCTGCTTCCTCACCGCTGGAGTCTGTGGtgtcagagcagctgctgctcgcTCCACCAGCGGCCAAAGATGCTGCTCCTCGCCAGCAGGCCCAGGGATCTCAGAGCCACCCGCCAACTGCCTCTGCCTTGTCGGAGTCTCCCAAACCCTGTGAACCTCCAAACACCTTAACATCCTCTCGTAAAGAAGCACAGGTGACACATTTGCAGGTTGCTGGGACTTTGGTAGCACAGAGCAACACAGCAGGTCACGCTTCCAAGGCAGGAATGAATtcggagtcctgcaacattgcACAGGATTCCTCAGTGGTAATGCAAGATGCAGACTTGTTGGAAGGACAGGGTCTAACCAAAATGCTGTCTGATCTCACAAAAGAAAGAACAGCTGTGGAAAAAACCTCTTCGTTTACTGTTCAGGGGGAGCATACTAATTTTCCTATGGAAAACTCTAAATCAGCAGAATCAAATGTTGATTTGCCTGAGAAGCAGGAACTCTTGCTGATGAACACGGAAAGTGACACTCTCTCCCCGCATCACTCCTGCATCTCTGATCAGGAAGTAGTCAGTGCTTCCCTTATCACTAGCAGGCAGGCAGACTCCCCGATGTCaaccagctctggcagcagtcGAGGCTTCTCAGTTGCATCTATGCTGCCAGACACCACCAGAGAAGATCTCACAAGCAGCACCTCAACCAGTACCTGTAACAGCTGCACGTTTTCAGAACAGACTGACATTGTAGCTCTTGCAGCGAGAGCTATTTTTGACCAGGAAAGCCTTGAGAAAGGTGGAGGGGGAATACAGGTTAACACAAGGGATATCATCTCTAAGTCTGAGGTTGCACCTTTGGAGAGAGAGCAACAGCCTTTTAAACCTCagtcagtgaaagaaaacaacGCAGGGCCGCTGGAAGCAGCACCGAACAAATTCAGTGCTCATGAAACAGTACAGACAAATGTCGACAGGCAGGTTGAGAAGCCAAGCTGCTCTGTAGGAGGTGTGGAAACATCAAACACTCCTTTGCAGATTTCCACTTCCCAGACACCCAGCATAACCAGTCTAAGCGTGAATAATCTGATACACCAGAGCCGCATTGTCCATCCCCTGGTGAGTTGCTCGAGTTTATCCCAGTCTTCAGAGCCTGCAAGTGTCCCTGCAACTGTGAGCCTCTCCCTTCCATCTAGCACATACATCAATCCATCTCCGGGACCTGCTCTCATGAGTGAATATGCTCAGGAGCAACTGAATGCTATCAGGGCAAGCACCATGCAggctccccagctgcaggaatCACACTTAAAGCAGCAAAACCATGAAGGTCGCAAAGACTCTGCCAAGAGGGCCGTTCAGGATGACCTTCTGCTTTCTACAGCAAAGAGGCAAAAGCAGTGCCAGACAGCACCCATAAGGCTTGAGGGGATGGCGCTGATGAACCGAGCACCAGAGGGTATTGCTGATCAAACACAGATGCTAGTCAGTCAGATTCCTCCTAATTCATCCAATTCAGTGGCACCAGTGAGCAATCAAGGGCATGCTGATGGCCTCAGTAGGTTATTCCCACCCAACAGCAATTTCGTAGCGCCAGCTTTGAGACAAACTGAAGTTCAGTGTGGTTCTCAGCCACCACTTTCagagcagccaggccaggcagggcagcacttGCAGCCAATTCAacatgtccctgcccaaggcatcTCTCACCTTCACAGTAATCACCCGTacttgaagcagcagcaggctgggcagCTAAGAGAGAGGCACCACTTGTACCAGCTGCAGCACCACGTCACTCACGGGGAGAACTCCGTCCACTCTCAACCCCACAGTGTCCACCAACAGCGAACGATACAGCAGGAGGTGCAGATGCAAAAGAAACGGAATCTCATCCAGGGAACACAAGCCACACAGCTTTCTCTACAGCAAAAACACCATGGAAGTGATCAAACACGGCAAAAAGGTGGTCAGCCCCATCCTCACCACCAACAAATGCAGCAGCAGATGCAGCAACACTTTGGAGCTTCCCAGCCTGAAAAGAACTGTGAAAATCCTGCAACAAGCAGAAACCACCATAACCACCCTCAGAGCCATATCAATCAGGATATTATGCATCAACAGCAACAGGATGTTGGCAGCAGACAGCAAGGTTCCACTTCAGAACATGTGTCGGGGCACAATCAGATGCAAAGACTTATGACCTCGAGGGGCTTAGAGCAGCAAATGGTGTCCCAGGCCAGCATTGTAACCAGACCATCAGATATGACATGCACCCCTCACAGGCAGGAAAGAAACAGAGTTTCCAGCTACTCTGCTGAGGCCCTCATTGGGAAGACGCCCTCTAATTCGGAGCAGAGAATAGGAATATCTCTTCAAGGCCCTAGGGTTTCTGACCAGCTTGAAATGAGAAGCTATCTTGATGTTTCTAGAAATAAAGGGTTGGCGATTCATAATATGCAGGGCCGCTTGTCAGTTGACCACACAGTTGGCTCGGATGTGCAGCGTCTTTCTGACTGCCAAACATTTAAGCCCTCTGGACCCAATCAGCAACCGCCGGGCAATTTTGATGTACAGGCTTCAAGAAACAGTGAAATTGGCAATTCTGTGTCATCCCTCCGGGGCATGCAGTCACAAGCATTCCGAATTGGTCAGAATGCTGCACCATCCATAGAGAGACAGAAGAGACTGCCCTACCCGCCAGTACAGGGTATTCCAACGGGGAATACCCTGCCATCAAGGGAGAATGAAAACACATGCCACCAAAGTTTCATGCAGAGCTTGCTCGCCCCTCACCTTGGAGATCAAGTCAGTGGAAGCCAAAGATCAATCCCAGAACATCAAAGGAACACGCAGTGCGGTGCCTCCTCCACAATTGAGTACAACTGTCCCCCAGCGCGAGAGAGTGTCCACATCCGAAGGGATGGTGATGGccagagcagggaaagctgtgaCATGTCCATTGGGGCAATTAACACAAGGAACAGCTCATTGACTATTCCTTTTTCGAGTTCTTCTTCCTCAGGAGACATTCAGGGTCGCAATACAAGCCCAAACATCTCTGTGCAGAAGTCCAACCCCATGAGGATGACAGACAGTCATGGAACTAAGAACCACATGAACACACCCGTTTCCAGCAATATGCATGGAGTTGCGAGGCCAACTCACCCTCACCCTGCAGTTTCTCACGGAAATGGCGAGCAAGGGCAGCCTTCTGTTCGTCAGCCAAATTCTTCGGTCACTCAGCGCTCGAGGCATCCTCTGCAAGACAATGGAGGTTCTAAAATACGTCAGCCCGAAAGGAATCGATCCGGCAATCAGAGACACGGAAATGTCTTTGACCCTAGTCTTCCCCATCTTCCTCTGTCCACCAGTGGCAGCATGATCCTTGGGCGCCAACAGTCCACGAtagaaaaaagaggaagcatTGTCCGATTTATGTCTGATGGCCCTCAAGTGTCCAACGACAACGCGGCCCCTGACCAACATACTCTCTCCCAGAATTTTGGATTCCCTTTTATTCCGGAGGGTGGCATGAATCCACCAATAAATGCTAACGCTTCTTTCATCCCACCAGTCACTCAGCCTAGTGCCACTCGGACACCAGCTCTAATCCCAGTTGATCCTCAAAATACACTGCCATCCTTCTATCCACCTTACTCTCCCGCCCACCCTACCCTCTCCAATGACATTTCTATCCCTTACTTTCCCAATCAAATGTTTCCGAACCCAAGCACGGAGAAGCCAAGCAGTGGAGGTTTAAACAATCGATTTGGATCCATTCTGTCTCCTCCCAGGCCTGTTGGTTTTGCTCAGCCgagttttcctttgcttccagaTATGCCACCAATGCACATGACCAACACATCGCACTTATCCAATTTTAACTTAACTTCTTTGTTTCCAGAAATAGCCACAGCTCTTCCTCCAGATGGCTCAGCGATGTCACCTTTGCTTTCTATTGCAAACACATCTGCTTCAGATTCTTCCAAGCAGCCCTCAAACCGCCCTGCCCACAATATAAGCCATATTTTAGGTCACGACTGCAGCTCCGCTGTATGA